A single window of Nocardioides kongjuensis DNA harbors:
- a CDS encoding ABC-F family ATP-binding cassette domain-containing protein: MAEPRSLLNLERVSKSYGIRPLLTDVSLGVGAGERIGIVGRNGDGKTTLLRIMTGTEEPDEGRVSRQRGLLLGVLSQQDDFDDTHTVREVVLQGKADHEWAADARLREIVDVLLAGVDLDRAVHGLSGGERRRCALAGLLLGDHDLIVLDEPTNHLDVEAVAWLAAHLASRSSALVVVTHDRWFLDAVCQQTWEVHDGVVDLYEGGYAAFVLAKAERQRQAAASEQRRQNLVRKELAWLRRGAPARTSKPKFRIDAANALIEDVPPPRDRLELQKFATQRLGKDVIDIEDVDFSRGTRQLLSHATWRLGPGDRVGLVGVNGAGKTSVLSLLSGEAAPSAGKVRHGRTVALQHLSQNVEFDDPEARVLATVESIRRVTRTADGEISATSMLERFGFTGDRLTARIGDLSGGERRRFQLLRLLLTEPNVLLLDEPTNDLDIETLNVLEDFLDGWPGTLVVVSHDRYFLERVTDSVWALLGDGQISMLPRGVDEYLERRAQAMHLDTPSDRSIERLERPGSAKAKSGSAEERAAKKTVARLDKVLERLSAREAELTADLAAHATDPERLTAIGVELTALQEEKEAAELEWLEAAELLE; the protein is encoded by the coding sequence ATGGCTGAGCCGCGCTCACTGCTCAACCTCGAGCGGGTCTCCAAGTCCTACGGCATCCGCCCGCTCCTCACCGACGTCTCCCTCGGCGTCGGCGCCGGTGAGCGGATCGGCATCGTCGGGCGCAACGGCGACGGCAAGACCACGCTGCTGCGGATCATGACCGGCACCGAGGAGCCCGACGAGGGCCGGGTCTCGCGCCAGCGCGGACTGCTCCTCGGGGTGCTCTCCCAGCAGGACGACTTCGACGACACGCACACCGTGCGCGAGGTCGTGCTCCAGGGCAAGGCCGACCACGAGTGGGCCGCCGACGCCCGCCTGCGCGAGATCGTCGACGTGCTCCTCGCCGGCGTCGACCTCGACCGTGCGGTCCACGGCCTGTCCGGTGGCGAGCGTCGCCGGTGCGCCCTGGCCGGCCTGCTGCTCGGCGACCACGACCTGATCGTGCTCGACGAGCCCACCAACCACCTCGACGTCGAGGCCGTCGCCTGGCTCGCCGCGCACCTCGCGTCCCGCTCGTCGGCCCTCGTCGTGGTCACCCACGACCGCTGGTTCCTCGACGCCGTGTGCCAGCAGACCTGGGAGGTCCACGACGGCGTCGTCGACCTCTACGAGGGCGGGTACGCCGCCTTCGTGCTCGCCAAGGCGGAGCGCCAGCGCCAGGCCGCCGCCTCCGAGCAGCGCCGGCAGAACCTGGTCCGCAAGGAGCTCGCCTGGCTGCGCCGCGGCGCCCCGGCCCGCACCTCCAAGCCGAAGTTCCGCATCGACGCCGCCAACGCGCTCATCGAGGACGTCCCGCCGCCCCGCGACCGCCTTGAGCTGCAGAAGTTCGCGACCCAGCGGCTCGGCAAGGACGTCATCGACATCGAGGACGTCGACTTCTCCCGCGGCACCCGCCAGCTCCTCTCGCACGCCACCTGGCGTCTCGGACCGGGGGACCGGGTCGGCCTGGTCGGCGTCAACGGCGCCGGCAAGACCTCGGTGCTCTCCCTGCTCTCCGGCGAGGCGGCCCCCTCGGCCGGCAAGGTCCGCCACGGTCGCACGGTCGCCCTCCAGCACCTGTCCCAGAACGTCGAGTTCGACGACCCCGAGGCCCGCGTCCTGGCCACCGTCGAGTCGATCCGCCGGGTCACCCGTACCGCCGACGGCGAGATCTCCGCGACCTCGATGCTCGAGCGCTTCGGGTTCACCGGCGACCGGCTCACCGCCCGCATCGGTGACCTCTCCGGTGGCGAGCGCCGCCGCTTCCAGCTGCTCCGGCTGCTGCTCACCGAGCCGAACGTGCTCCTGCTCGACGAGCCCACCAACGACCTCGACATCGAGACGCTCAACGTCCTCGAGGACTTCCTCGACGGCTGGCCCGGCACCCTCGTCGTGGTCTCCCACGACCGGTACTTCCTCGAGCGGGTCACCGACTCGGTCTGGGCCCTGCTGGGCGACGGTCAGATCTCGATGCTGCCCCGTGGCGTCGACGAGTACCTCGAGCGCCGCGCCCAGGCGATGCACCTCGACACGCCATCGGACCGTTCGATCGAACGGCTCGAGCGACCCGGTTCGGCCAAGGCCAAGTCGGGCTCGGCCGAGGAGCGGGCGGCGAAGAAGACCGTCGCCCGGCTCGACAAGGTCCTGGAGCGCCTCTCCGCCCGCGAGGCCGAGCTCACCGCCGACCTCGCCGCTCACGCCACCGATCCGGAGAGGCTGACCGCGATCGGGGTCGAGCTCACCGCCCTCCAGGAGGAGAAGGAGGCGGCCGAGCTGGAGTGGCTCGAGGCCGCCGAGCTGCTCGAGTAG
- a CDS encoding 4-(cytidine 5'-diphospho)-2-C-methyl-D-erythritol kinase: MTQVTVRAPAKVNLHLGVGGLRPDGKHALATLYQAVGLYDDVTVVEADDWAVGLTEPVDGVPLDDDNIAIRAGRALTAHHGLDRAARITIAKGIPVMGGMAGGSADAAATLLALDRLWDLQTSDEDLLRIAGTLGSDVPFALLGGTALGTGHGEIVSPVADTSSVWWVVVLSDEGLSTPAVYGHFDELSPDAPGEPPIPEALIEALAGGCPQEIGDLLANDLWPAARDLRPDLVDVEVQLRSMAPDGVLLSGSGPTLLMLHEDVEEARTTVAELTARGHRCTLAPGPVAGAHVVTYG; this comes from the coding sequence ATGACGCAAGTGACGGTCCGGGCTCCCGCCAAGGTCAACCTCCACCTCGGGGTCGGCGGGCTGCGACCGGACGGCAAGCACGCCCTCGCGACGCTCTACCAGGCCGTCGGGCTGTACGACGACGTCACCGTCGTCGAGGCCGACGACTGGGCGGTCGGTCTGACCGAGCCGGTCGACGGCGTACCCCTCGACGACGACAACATCGCCATCCGTGCCGGTCGCGCCCTCACCGCGCACCACGGCCTGGACCGGGCCGCCCGGATCACCATCGCCAAGGGCATCCCGGTCATGGGCGGCATGGCCGGCGGCTCGGCCGACGCCGCCGCGACCCTGCTCGCGCTGGACCGGCTGTGGGACCTGCAGACCTCCGACGAGGACCTGCTCCGCATCGCCGGGACGCTCGGCAGCGACGTGCCCTTCGCGCTGCTCGGCGGCACGGCCCTCGGCACCGGCCACGGCGAGATCGTCAGTCCCGTCGCCGACACCAGCTCCGTGTGGTGGGTCGTCGTGCTGTCCGACGAGGGGCTCTCCACCCCCGCGGTCTACGGCCACTTCGACGAGCTCTCGCCCGACGCCCCCGGGGAGCCGCCGATCCCGGAGGCCCTGATCGAGGCGCTCGCCGGCGGCTGCCCGCAGGAGATCGGCGACCTGCTCGCCAACGACCTGTGGCCCGCTGCCCGCGACCTGCGCCCCGACCTGGTCGACGTCGAGGTCCAGCTGCGCAGCATGGCCCCCGACGGTGTCCTGCTGTCCGGCTCCGGCCCGACCCTGCTGATGCTGCACGAGGACGTCGAGGAGGCGCGGACCACCGTCGCCGAGCTCACCGCCCGGGGCCACCGCTGCACCCTCGCCCCCGGTCCCGTCGCCGGCGCCCACGTGGTGACCTATGGCTGA
- the rsmA gene encoding 16S rRNA (adenine(1518)-N(6)/adenine(1519)-N(6))-dimethyltransferase RsmA, producing the protein MPETSAPRLLGPAEVRELAARLGVRPTKQRGQNFVIDANTVRRIVRESGVTDGEVVVEVGPGLGSLTLALLEVGAEVTAVEIDPLLAEELPTTIRTFAPDQAERFRVVLADALHVTEVPGPPPQALVANLPYNVSVPVLLHLMALLPSLQHGLVMVQAEVADRLAAPPGSKTYGVPSAKAAWFADVRRAGAIGRNVFWPAPNVDSGLVAWTHHAPPTDEVTREQVFAVIDASFAQRRKALRGALRTLAGSAEQAEAALRTAGIDPLTRGEALGIDEFVAIAVALHATADGPKGDQ; encoded by the coding sequence ATGCCTGAAACCTCCGCGCCGCGGCTGCTGGGCCCGGCGGAGGTTCGGGAGCTCGCAGCGCGGCTGGGCGTGCGCCCGACCAAGCAGCGTGGCCAGAACTTCGTCATCGACGCCAACACGGTGCGCCGGATCGTCCGCGAGTCCGGCGTCACCGACGGCGAGGTCGTCGTCGAGGTCGGGCCCGGGCTCGGCTCGCTGACCCTGGCGCTGCTCGAGGTCGGTGCCGAGGTGACGGCGGTCGAGATCGACCCGCTGCTCGCCGAGGAGCTGCCGACGACGATCCGGACCTTCGCGCCGGACCAGGCCGAGCGGTTCCGGGTGGTGCTCGCCGACGCGCTGCACGTCACCGAGGTCCCCGGCCCGCCGCCGCAGGCACTGGTCGCGAACCTGCCCTACAACGTCTCCGTGCCGGTGCTGCTGCACCTGATGGCGCTGCTGCCCTCCCTCCAGCACGGCCTGGTCATGGTCCAGGCGGAGGTCGCCGACCGCCTGGCCGCACCGCCGGGGTCGAAGACGTACGGCGTGCCCTCGGCGAAGGCAGCCTGGTTCGCCGACGTGCGCCGGGCCGGGGCGATCGGCCGCAACGTCTTCTGGCCGGCGCCCAACGTCGACTCCGGCCTGGTCGCCTGGACCCACCACGCGCCGCCGACCGACGAGGTCACCCGGGAGCAGGTGTTCGCCGTCATCGACGCCTCGTTCGCCCAGCGGCGCAAGGCGCTCCGCGGCGCGCTGCGCACCCTGGCCGGCAGTGCCGAGCAGGCGGAAGCCGCGCTGCGGACGGCGGGCATCGACCCGCTGACCCGCGGCGAGGCACTCGGGATCGACGAGTTCGTGGCGATCGCGGTCGCCCTCCACGCGACGGCCGACGGCCCGAAGGGCGATCAATGA
- a CDS encoding ubiquitin-like domain-containing protein — translation MRLAHPTLAQLTSGQALKETLLRVANSRKALTVTIAAVLLAVSAVTWGYSSMTTEVRLSIDGKERAVSTMGDTVGDVLRDEGIKVSDRDIVQPSVDSSVEAGDRIAVRFRRPVELTVDGVTSTHWVTATDVEGALSEIGVLYADSRLSTSRGADIDRGGAEIDVVTPKTLTFALAGQPPVTREVPALTVEDALAEVGVELDEHDRVQPARGSEVTDGDRIVFTDIEKRERSVTGEAVAAPVRKVSDDSLYQGQTKVVTEGVPGTRDVTYKVTVRNGKVVRRVVLTATVTAEPTPEVVKVGTKPVIESGNTVWDRLAQCEAGGNWHINTGNGYYGGLQFNVGTWRANGGTGYPHQASREEQIRVATRVRDASGGYGAWPACAAKLGLPR, via the coding sequence GTGCGACTTGCGCACCCCACCCTCGCCCAGCTCACGAGTGGCCAGGCGCTGAAGGAGACCCTCCTTCGCGTGGCCAACAGCCGCAAGGCGCTCACGGTCACCATCGCCGCCGTCCTCCTGGCGGTCTCCGCGGTGACCTGGGGCTACTCCTCGATGACCACCGAGGTCCGGCTGTCGATCGACGGCAAGGAGCGCGCCGTCTCCACGATGGGTGACACCGTCGGCGACGTGCTGCGCGACGAGGGCATCAAGGTGTCCGACCGCGACATCGTCCAGCCCAGCGTCGACTCCTCCGTCGAGGCGGGCGACCGGATCGCCGTACGGTTCCGCCGGCCGGTCGAGCTGACCGTCGACGGCGTCACCAGCACCCACTGGGTGACCGCGACCGACGTCGAGGGCGCGCTCAGCGAGATCGGCGTCCTGTACGCCGACAGCCGGCTCTCCACCAGCCGCGGTGCCGACATCGACCGCGGCGGCGCGGAGATCGACGTCGTCACCCCCAAGACGCTCACCTTCGCGCTCGCCGGCCAGCCGCCGGTCACCCGCGAGGTGCCCGCGCTGACGGTCGAGGACGCACTCGCCGAGGTCGGTGTCGAGCTCGACGAGCACGACCGGGTGCAGCCCGCCCGCGGCAGCGAGGTCACCGACGGCGACAGGATCGTGTTCACCGACATCGAGAAGCGAGAGCGCTCGGTGACCGGCGAGGCCGTGGCCGCGCCGGTGCGGAAGGTCTCCGACGACTCGCTCTACCAGGGCCAGACCAAGGTGGTCACCGAGGGCGTCCCCGGCACCCGCGACGTGACCTACAAGGTGACGGTGCGCAACGGCAAGGTCGTGCGCCGCGTCGTCCTCACCGCCACCGTCACCGCCGAGCCGACCCCGGAGGTCGTCAAGGTCGGCACCAAGCCGGTCATCGAGTCCGGCAACACCGTGTGGGACCGTCTCGCCCAGTGCGAGGCCGGCGGCAACTGGCACATCAACACCGGCAACGGCTACTACGGCGGCCTCCAGTTCAACGTCGGCACCTGGCGCGCCAACGGCGGCACCGGCTACCCGCACCAGGCCTCCCGCGAGGAGCAGATCCGGGTCGCGACCCGGGTCCGCGACGCCTCGGGCGGCTACGGCGCGTGGCCGGCCTGCGCCGCGAAGCTCGGACTGCCGCGGTAG
- a CDS encoding putative bifunctional diguanylate cyclase/phosphodiesterase, protein MPTSAPGDVVAAVLHAAAADPGTALLVVELSAVGEPAVRWSNSGATQLLGLAGSDLQGEPLRDHMTSPDGDSLAAMFRRERPTTTLVTLRTAVGESVACRVRSTPAPGGRLWALRVDPAQSELELALRASADAHEQRFKVLAERSPVPTLMSEQGMRLGHVNDALCTLLGVTADKLIGTGWMAYVHHDDLEPIAATVVAVLAGEECELQARFLNSRREVRHTDMRFTPLRTPGLGDGFVATLEDITERRAFEDQLNHQATHDSLTGLPRRSRLWEHVNAAMATPDAGLACMFLDLDNFKVVNDSLGHTAGDALLVEIAHRLTGAVRPGDLVARFGGDEFVVACATTSLDGAVDVADRILRVLSEPVVLNGVEIRPRGSIGVVLRGPDHHSADDLIRDCDIAMYQAKSRGKGRIMVLDESARSAAHDTLTLVADLRQAIEERQITLHYQPIVEYGDHRPHLVSAEALARWQHPRRGSVPADLFVRLAEEHGLVRELSELVLETACRALTAWRVQLGPLAPARVNVNLSALQMSDNLLVQTVQQTLRRCGLRPEQLCVEITESALMMDPDTASTILREMREHGVQVAIDDFGTGYSSLAYLQRLPVSYLKVDRSFVAELEDGHTAVAQAVISLAHNLGIGVVAEGVETAVQQTMLTEMNCSVMQGFAISPPLPERSFVEWCRTTFPLTQGALL, encoded by the coding sequence ATGCCCACCAGCGCCCCGGGCGACGTCGTCGCCGCCGTGCTGCACGCCGCCGCCGCGGACCCCGGCACGGCCCTGCTGGTGGTCGAGCTGTCCGCGGTCGGGGAGCCGGCCGTGCGGTGGAGCAACTCGGGAGCCACCCAGCTCCTCGGCCTCGCGGGTTCGGACCTGCAGGGCGAGCCGCTGCGCGACCACATGACCTCGCCCGACGGCGACTCCCTCGCCGCGATGTTCCGCCGGGAGCGGCCGACGACCACCCTGGTGACGTTGCGGACCGCTGTCGGGGAGAGCGTGGCGTGCCGGGTGCGGTCGACGCCGGCGCCGGGCGGACGCCTGTGGGCGCTGCGGGTCGACCCCGCGCAGTCCGAGCTGGAGCTGGCGCTGCGCGCCTCGGCGGACGCGCACGAGCAACGGTTCAAGGTGCTGGCGGAGCGCTCGCCGGTGCCGACCCTGATGTCGGAGCAGGGCATGCGCCTGGGCCACGTCAACGACGCCCTGTGCACCCTGCTGGGCGTCACGGCCGACAAGCTGATCGGGACCGGGTGGATGGCCTACGTGCACCACGACGACCTCGAGCCCATCGCCGCCACGGTCGTGGCCGTGCTCGCCGGCGAGGAGTGCGAGCTGCAGGCGCGCTTCCTCAACAGCAGGCGGGAGGTCCGCCACACCGACATGAGGTTCACGCCGCTGCGGACCCCGGGCCTGGGGGACGGCTTCGTCGCGACCCTCGAGGACATCACCGAGCGACGGGCGTTCGAGGACCAGCTCAACCACCAGGCCACGCACGACTCGTTGACCGGGCTCCCCCGCCGGTCCCGGTTGTGGGAGCACGTCAACGCGGCGATGGCCACGCCCGACGCAGGGCTCGCCTGCATGTTCCTCGACCTCGACAACTTCAAGGTCGTCAACGACAGCCTCGGCCACACCGCGGGCGACGCGCTCCTCGTCGAGATCGCCCACCGGCTCACCGGTGCGGTCCGGCCGGGCGACCTGGTGGCGCGCTTCGGCGGCGACGAGTTCGTCGTCGCCTGCGCGACCACCAGCCTGGACGGGGCGGTCGACGTGGCCGACCGGATCCTGCGGGTGCTCTCCGAGCCGGTCGTGCTCAACGGCGTGGAGATCCGTCCCCGCGGCTCCATCGGCGTCGTGCTGCGCGGTCCGGACCACCACAGCGCGGACGACCTGATCCGGGACTGCGACATCGCGATGTACCAGGCCAAGTCCCGCGGCAAGGGCCGGATCATGGTGCTCGACGAGAGCGCGCGCAGCGCCGCCCACGACACCCTCACCCTGGTGGCGGACCTGCGCCAGGCGATCGAGGAACGACAGATCACCCTCCACTACCAACCGATCGTGGAGTACGGCGACCACCGCCCGCACCTGGTCTCGGCCGAGGCGCTGGCGCGTTGGCAGCACCCCCGCCGCGGATCGGTTCCCGCCGACCTCTTCGTCCGGCTCGCGGAGGAGCACGGCCTGGTGCGCGAGCTCAGCGAGCTGGTGCTGGAGACGGCCTGCCGAGCGCTGACGGCGTGGCGGGTGCAGCTCGGCCCGCTCGCGCCGGCGCGCGTCAACGTGAACCTGTCGGCGTTGCAGATGAGCGACAACCTGCTGGTCCAGACCGTCCAGCAGACCCTGCGGCGCTGCGGGCTTCGTCCCGAGCAGCTGTGCGTGGAGATCACCGAGTCCGCCCTGATGATGGATCCGGACACCGCGTCGACGATCCTGCGCGAGATGCGCGAGCACGGCGTGCAGGTCGCGATCGACGACTTCGGCACCGGCTACTCGTCGCTGGCCTACCTGCAACGGCTGCCCGTCAGCTACCTGAAGGTGGACCGCTCGTTCGTCGCCGAGCTCGAGGACGGGCACACCGCGGTGGCACAGGCCGTCATCAGCCTGGCCCACAACCTCGGGATCGGCGTGGTCGCCGAAGGCGTGGAGACCGCGGTCCAGCAGACGATGCTCACCGAGATGAACTGCTCGGTGATGCAGGGATTCGCGATCAGCCCGCCCCTGCCCGAACGCTCGTTCGTGGAGTGGTGTCGCACCACCTTCCCCCTGACCCAGGGGGCGCTGCTGTGA
- a CDS encoding HDOD domain-containing protein gives MTRTALDIDEVLDGLDQLSSQRPVAARIVATCNSDSAGAAELAAVLGADMALAARVMKLANSAYFGLSGRVTSLQLAVTVVGFNTVRSVATVALAGIDDAQHLPDDFWTTSVHLAAAAGALGPRFQVTTADALSLGLLAQLGAALLHQADPEGYAELLGSTALGVERFRAEADRYGICSPQLTAEALAQWHFPAGMVDALRAVASGADGALLRTAYEMTARLLHPRHRKVALDRVSDGQLTEAQAPARLMAIRSDVLQLQAALGL, from the coding sequence GTGACGCGCACGGCCCTCGACATCGACGAGGTCCTCGACGGGCTGGACCAGCTGTCCTCGCAGCGCCCGGTCGCGGCGCGGATCGTCGCCACCTGCAACAGCGACAGCGCGGGCGCCGCCGAGCTCGCTGCCGTCCTCGGCGCGGACATGGCGCTCGCGGCCCGGGTGATGAAGCTGGCCAACTCCGCCTACTTCGGGCTGTCCGGCCGGGTCACCAGCCTGCAGCTCGCCGTCACCGTCGTCGGGTTCAACACCGTGCGCTCGGTCGCCACCGTGGCGCTCGCCGGCATCGACGACGCGCAGCACCTGCCCGACGACTTCTGGACCACGTCGGTGCACCTGGCCGCTGCCGCGGGCGCGCTGGGGCCACGGTTCCAGGTGACGACGGCGGACGCCCTCAGCCTGGGCCTGCTCGCCCAGCTCGGGGCCGCGCTCCTGCACCAGGCGGATCCCGAGGGGTACGCCGAGCTGCTCGGCTCGACCGCGCTCGGGGTCGAGCGGTTCCGCGCCGAGGCCGACCGCTACGGGATCTGCTCGCCCCAGCTCACCGCCGAGGCGCTGGCCCAGTGGCACTTCCCCGCCGGCATGGTCGACGCACTGCGGGCCGTCGCGTCCGGCGCCGACGGGGCCCTGCTCCGCACGGCGTACGAGATGACCGCCCGGCTGCTGCACCCACGGCACCGGAAGGTGGCGCTCGACCGGGTCTCGGACGGCCAGCTGACCGAGGCGCAGGCGCCCGCACGCCTGATGGCCATCCGCTCGGACGTCCTGCAGCTGCAGGCGGCGCTGGGCCTTTGA
- a CDS encoding TatD family hydrolase produces the protein MSEERPPVPEPLPHPVVDNHCHLDIGRGAGAWDAREAIDAAVAVGVRRIVQIGCDLPGARWAVAAAAEHPELVAGVALHPNEAPRILADGGRAALEAAWDEIEQLAGAHAKVRAVGETGLDAFRTGEDGRAVQVESFRRHIDIAKRLGKTLVIHDRDTHDEVLEVIDGEGAPERWVMHCFSGDAAFARACLDRGAHLSFAGTVTFKNAEPLREALRITPRDRVLVETDAPYLTPAPHRGRTNASYLVPLTVRHMAAERGDDLGELCAAIDANTEAAFGGSW, from the coding sequence GTGAGCGAGGAGCGCCCGCCCGTCCCGGAGCCGCTGCCGCACCCGGTCGTCGACAACCACTGCCACCTCGACATCGGCCGGGGCGCCGGGGCCTGGGACGCGCGGGAGGCGATCGACGCGGCGGTGGCGGTCGGCGTACGACGGATCGTGCAGATCGGCTGCGACCTGCCCGGTGCCCGGTGGGCCGTCGCGGCCGCGGCGGAGCACCCGGAGCTCGTCGCCGGCGTCGCGCTGCACCCCAACGAGGCGCCCCGGATCCTCGCCGACGGCGGACGGGCCGCGCTCGAGGCCGCGTGGGACGAGATCGAGCAGCTCGCCGGCGCGCACGCGAAGGTGCGCGCGGTGGGGGAGACCGGGCTCGACGCCTTCCGGACCGGCGAGGACGGGCGGGCCGTGCAGGTGGAGTCCTTCCGCCGGCACATCGACATCGCCAAGCGGCTCGGCAAGACGCTGGTCATCCACGACCGCGACACCCACGACGAGGTGCTCGAGGTGATCGACGGCGAGGGCGCACCCGAACGCTGGGTGATGCACTGCTTCTCCGGCGACGCCGCGTTCGCCCGCGCCTGCCTGGACCGCGGCGCACACCTGTCCTTCGCCGGCACGGTGACGTTCAAGAACGCCGAGCCGCTGCGCGAGGCGCTGCGGATCACGCCCCGTGACCGGGTGCTGGTCGAGACCGACGCGCCCTACCTCACGCCCGCGCCCCACCGTGGGCGCACCAATGCGTCGTACCTCGTCCCGCTGACCGTGCGACACATGGCGGCCGAGCGCGGCGACGACCTGGGTGAGCTGTGCGCCGCGATCGACGCCAACACCGAGGCCGCGTTCGGCGGCAGCTGGTAG
- a CDS encoding alpha/beta fold hydrolase, translating to MAELTTLTRDGLVFDVLDEGPRDGEVVVLLHGFPERSTSWRFVAPLLNAAGYRTVAMDQRGYSRGARPRRRRDYRGSELMADVLALVDAAAGPTGKAHVVGHDWGAVPAWLLAAHHPDRVASLTAVSVPHPQAFLTAMLRSGQLLKSWYMLAFQLPRLPELVLSRTGDIAARQLRSAGFTADDVARFRSEIVADGALPTALNWYRALPLGDPRLMRRRVSVPTTMVWSDQDVALARWGAEHAGDWVDAPFRFVPLEGVSHWIPTQAPEALAEAILDRVDHAQAAAS from the coding sequence ATGGCTGAGCTGACGACCCTGACCCGCGACGGACTGGTCTTCGACGTCCTCGACGAGGGCCCGCGCGACGGCGAGGTCGTCGTCCTGCTGCACGGCTTCCCCGAGCGCTCGACCTCGTGGCGGTTCGTCGCCCCGTTGCTGAACGCGGCGGGCTACCGCACCGTCGCGATGGACCAGCGCGGCTACTCCCGCGGCGCCCGGCCGCGGCGCCGCCGCGACTACCGCGGCAGCGAGCTGATGGCCGACGTCCTCGCACTGGTCGACGCCGCCGCCGGCCCGACCGGCAAGGCCCATGTCGTCGGCCACGACTGGGGCGCCGTCCCGGCCTGGCTGCTGGCTGCCCACCACCCCGACCGGGTCGCGTCGCTGACCGCCGTCTCGGTACCGCACCCGCAGGCGTTCCTCACCGCGATGCTGCGCTCCGGCCAGCTGCTGAAGTCCTGGTACATGCTGGCCTTCCAGCTCCCGCGCCTGCCCGAGCTGGTGCTCAGCCGGACGGGCGACATCGCTGCCCGTCAGCTCCGCTCGGCCGGGTTCACCGCCGACGACGTGGCCCGGTTCCGCTCCGAGATCGTCGCGGACGGCGCACTGCCGACCGCGCTCAACTGGTACCGCGCCCTGCCGCTGGGCGACCCGCGCCTGATGCGCCGCCGGGTCAGCGTCCCGACCACGATGGTGTGGAGCGACCAGGACGTCGCGCTGGCCCGCTGGGGTGCCGAGCACGCCGGCGACTGGGTGGACGCACCGTTCCGCTTCGTGCCGCTGGAGGGCGTGTCCCACTGGATCCCCACCCAGGCGCCCGAGGCGCTGGCCGAGGCGATCTTGGACCGGGTCGACCACGCGCAGGCTGCCGCCTCGTGA
- the rsmI gene encoding 16S rRNA (cytidine(1402)-2'-O)-methyltransferase — MSGVLVLAGTPIGQVGDAPPRLAEELADADVVAAEDTRRLRRLVTDLGIELSGRVVSYFEGNEAARTPTLVEALENGERVVLVTDAGMPSVSDPGYRLVAAAVEAGIRVTAVPGPSAVLTALAVSGLPVDRFCFEGFLPRKAGERSRRLADLATEQRTMVFFEAPHRTQAALEAMRDAFGADRAAAVCRELTKTHEEVRRDGLGALVDWAAEGVRGEVTIVVTGATPGAAIATDPDSLRAAVADLEESGMRRKEAIAVVAGQAGLPKRDVYQVVHIDG; from the coding sequence GTGAGTGGAGTCCTGGTGCTGGCGGGTACGCCGATCGGCCAGGTCGGCGACGCGCCGCCCCGGCTCGCCGAGGAGCTGGCCGACGCCGACGTCGTCGCGGCCGAGGACACCCGCCGGCTGCGCCGGCTGGTCACCGACCTCGGCATCGAGCTGTCCGGTCGGGTCGTCTCCTACTTCGAGGGCAACGAGGCCGCCCGCACCCCGACCCTCGTGGAGGCCCTCGAGAACGGCGAGCGGGTGGTCCTGGTGACCGACGCCGGCATGCCCAGCGTGTCCGACCCGGGCTACCGGCTGGTGGCCGCGGCGGTCGAGGCCGGGATCCGGGTGACCGCCGTCCCCGGTCCGTCCGCTGTGCTCACCGCGCTCGCCGTCTCCGGCCTGCCCGTCGACCGGTTCTGCTTCGAGGGCTTCTTGCCCCGCAAGGCGGGGGAGCGCTCGCGCCGGCTCGCCGACCTCGCCACCGAGCAGCGCACGATGGTGTTCTTCGAGGCACCGCACCGCACCCAGGCTGCGCTGGAGGCGATGCGGGACGCCTTCGGTGCCGACCGGGCCGCCGCCGTGTGCCGCGAGCTGACCAAGACCCACGAGGAGGTACGCCGCGACGGGCTCGGCGCCCTCGTCGACTGGGCCGCCGAGGGAGTCCGCGGCGAGGTCACCATCGTCGTCACCGGCGCCACCCCCGGCGCCGCGATCGCGACCGACCCCGACAGCCTGCGCGCCGCGGTGGCCGACCTCGAGGAGTCCGGCATGCGGCGCAAGGAGGCCATCGCCGTGGTGGCCGGGCAGGCTGGACTCCCCAAACGCGACGTCTACCAGGTGGTGCACATCGATGGCTGA